In Arthrobacter sp. UKPF54-2, the following are encoded in one genomic region:
- a CDS encoding McrC family protein, producing MRASSPAPDGAVRHIVLDELSGGVVERIDAGSAAYINGSGLAKASPLGMGLFRIEPVGKVGSVRTPTVQLEVRPKERLGLGRLLFLLGYTENQGFRDDAVAAVEDTDLWSALAESLAQLADRALSRGVLQGYLNVDESLRTVKGRIRISDQISRRPGMLVPLEVSYDEFTEDIPENRILRAALERMSQVPGVRADVLSRLRRLKGKLDAVTGLQSGAPLPQWRASRMNVRYHAALRLAEVILRNASAEAGDGKQHSASFVVDMSKVFEDFVGTALREAMAAYPGETRLRYNSMLNEAVRDSDRIMVQPGAVHLLGGRPVVVYDAKYKAASDVGASLSGDHYRMLAYCTSLRVPTAWLVYPGSGEIKLRRILNTDIDVVEFPLDLSLPPAEILASVADLAQQSWGEVVRQASISR from the coding sequence TTGCGCGCGTCTAGTCCCGCCCCCGACGGCGCCGTCCGGCACATCGTCCTGGACGAGTTGTCCGGGGGAGTGGTGGAACGGATCGACGCCGGCAGCGCCGCCTACATCAACGGCAGCGGCCTGGCCAAGGCCTCGCCGCTGGGCATGGGCCTGTTCCGGATCGAACCGGTGGGCAAGGTCGGGTCCGTGCGGACCCCCACGGTGCAGCTGGAAGTCCGGCCCAAGGAACGGCTGGGGCTCGGGCGGCTGCTGTTCCTGCTCGGTTACACGGAGAACCAGGGTTTCCGGGACGACGCCGTCGCCGCCGTCGAGGACACCGACCTGTGGAGCGCCCTGGCCGAGTCGCTGGCACAGCTGGCGGACCGGGCTCTCAGCCGCGGCGTGCTGCAGGGCTACCTGAACGTCGACGAGTCCTTGCGCACCGTTAAAGGCCGGATCCGGATCTCGGACCAGATCTCGCGGCGGCCCGGGATGCTGGTGCCGCTCGAGGTGTCCTACGACGAGTTCACCGAGGACATCCCGGAAAACCGCATCCTGCGTGCTGCCCTCGAACGGATGTCGCAGGTGCCGGGGGTGCGGGCCGATGTGCTCAGCCGGCTGCGTCGGCTGAAGGGCAAGCTCGACGCCGTGACGGGCCTGCAGTCCGGCGCGCCGCTGCCGCAGTGGCGGGCCAGCCGGATGAACGTGCGGTACCACGCGGCCCTGCGGCTCGCCGAGGTAATCCTGCGCAACGCCTCGGCCGAGGCCGGCGACGGCAAGCAGCACTCGGCGTCGTTTGTGGTGGACATGTCCAAGGTCTTCGAGGACTTCGTCGGCACCGCGCTGCGGGAGGCCATGGCGGCCTACCCGGGGGAGACACGGCTGCGCTACAACTCGATGCTCAATGAGGCGGTGCGGGATTCCGACCGGATCATGGTGCAACCGGGCGCGGTGCATTTGCTCGGCGGCCGGCCCGTGGTGGTGTACGACGCGAAGTACAAAGCGGCGTCCGACGTCGGCGCCTCCCTCTCCGGCGACCACTACCGGATGCTGGCGTACTGCACTTCGCTGCGGGTGCCGACGGCGTGGCTGGTCTACCCGGGTTCGGGGGAGATCAAACTTCGGCGGATCCTCAACACGGACATCGACGTGGTGGAATTCCCGCTGGATCTGTCCCTGCCGCCGGCGGAAATCCTGGCCTCCGTGGCGGACCTGGCACAACAGTCGTGGGGCGAAGTGGTGCGGCAGGCTTCGATCAGCCGCTGA
- a CDS encoding very short patch repair endonuclease, which translates to MADSLTPERRSWNMSRIRGKNTKPELLVRRMLHAKGYRYRLHGTARGGRLPGNPDLVFAGRQKVIFVNGCFWHFHGCRVGQHAPKSNTEFWETKRTRTRNRDAEQHRQLEGSGWQVLTVWECELKDLSALEQQLDTFLGAPRRAPRRENNSYATSEI; encoded by the coding sequence ATGGCGGACAGTCTGACCCCGGAGCGGCGCAGCTGGAACATGTCACGCATCCGGGGCAAGAACACCAAGCCCGAGTTGCTGGTCCGCCGTATGCTCCACGCCAAGGGCTACCGCTACCGGTTGCACGGCACGGCCCGAGGCGGCAGGCTCCCCGGAAACCCCGATCTGGTCTTTGCCGGCCGCCAGAAGGTCATCTTCGTCAATGGCTGCTTCTGGCATTTCCACGGCTGCCGGGTCGGGCAGCATGCGCCGAAATCCAACACCGAGTTCTGGGAGACCAAGCGGACCCGCACCCGGAACCGCGACGCCGAACAGCACCGCCAGCTCGAGGGCTCGGGCTGGCAGGTGCTCACCGTCTGGGAATGCGAGCTCAAAGACCTATCCGCCCTCGAGCAGCAGCTCGACACTTTCCTGGGCGCACCCCGGCGTGCCCCGCGACGCGAAAATAATTCGTACGCCACATCCGAAATATGA
- a CDS encoding DUF6318 family protein, which produces MTSRIPISSRRHIASAALLIAAVLSATACTGGHASPGATVGSGPPSSAASAAPTPTPTPSPTASYKPADASGRAQNVPVPVLPEAAKAETKEGLEAFARYWFKQLNFAYETGKTSGLTSVTSDACEFCSNISKSLEKNYEDDGWIAGGRIEAPSINANFDAGTDGNYQVVVQVQQSMITYFKPGGSQFRPPTPPSDTGNVMLTAFRDGAWQVTGLHPIR; this is translated from the coding sequence ATGACATCTCGCATTCCAATCTCCAGCCGCAGGCACATAGCCTCAGCCGCTCTGCTCATCGCCGCTGTTCTGTCGGCAACGGCCTGCACCGGCGGCCACGCTTCGCCCGGCGCCACGGTAGGTAGCGGCCCACCTTCCTCTGCGGCTTCCGCAGCCCCGACGCCGACCCCGACGCCGAGCCCGACCGCCAGCTACAAGCCGGCCGATGCCTCGGGCAGGGCCCAAAACGTCCCGGTCCCCGTACTCCCGGAGGCGGCGAAAGCGGAGACGAAGGAAGGGCTGGAGGCCTTCGCGAGGTACTGGTTTAAGCAACTTAACTTCGCGTATGAGACAGGTAAAACATCTGGTCTAACATCTGTAACTTCCGACGCCTGCGAGTTCTGCTCAAATATCTCGAAGTCTTTGGAGAAGAACTATGAGGACGACGGGTGGATCGCGGGAGGACGGATCGAAGCGCCCTCCATAAACGCAAACTTTGATGCCGGAACAGACGGAAATTATCAAGTTGTCGTGCAGGTTCAGCAGTCCATGATCACCTATTTCAAACCCGGGGGCTCTCAGTTCCGTCCTCCGACTCCACCTTCCGATACCGGCAATGTAATGCTGACTGCTTTCCGAGATGGTGCGTGGCAAGTCACGGGACTTCACCCAATCCGATGA
- a CDS encoding type IV secretion system protein produces the protein MSTFNSQGTAPADTPAPAAVPSAPTPVSKGNGWGVAALVLGIVAVVFSFIPVMGVVAFVLGPLAVLFGIIGVTRKLAKKGAAVAGVVLGILSIVIAAIWMAVLSAAVSSADQALNSEHKVEYVVTTNGKASVSYWTSGGSSNEDITTDWKKEQTVKNSDFVSLVVTGDYSNAAAVVGCKILFDGKSISKNSGTGQGAMASCSGSGLGANKK, from the coding sequence ATGAGTACTTTCAATTCACAGGGCACCGCACCCGCAGATACGCCCGCGCCTGCAGCCGTTCCGTCCGCGCCGACTCCTGTCTCGAAGGGTAACGGCTGGGGCGTCGCCGCGCTGGTGCTCGGCATCGTCGCCGTCGTCTTTTCCTTCATTCCGGTCATGGGCGTGGTGGCCTTCGTCCTGGGCCCGCTGGCGGTTCTGTTCGGCATCATCGGGGTCACCCGTAAGCTCGCGAAGAAGGGCGCTGCGGTCGCTGGCGTCGTGCTGGGCATCCTGAGCATCGTAATTGCAGCCATCTGGATGGCTGTGCTGTCCGCCGCTGTCTCCTCGGCCGACCAAGCGCTCAACTCGGAGCACAAGGTTGAATACGTGGTGACGACGAACGGGAAAGCGTCCGTCAGTTACTGGACCAGCGGTGGATCGTCCAACGAGGACATCACTACTGACTGGAAGAAGGAGCAGACCGTGAAGAACTCGGACTTCGTCTCCCTGGTTGTCACCGGCGACTACTCGAATGCTGCGGCAGTTGTCGGCTGCAAGATCCTCTTCGACGGCAAGTCCATCTCGAAGAACTCCGGAACCGGCCAGGGCGCCATGGCCTCCTGCAGCGGTTCGGGACTTGGGGCCAACAAGAAGTAG
- a CDS encoding alkene reductase, translated as MLFSPLTIGQMEAPNRLVMAPLTRLRSGREGVPGPLVVEHYRQRASLGLIVSEGTYPSPAGRGFPGQPGLVTEEQLKGWADVTAAVHAEGGRIFAQVMHAGRVTHEDTTGGHGVVAPSAIAIDGVTRTYEGKQAFPTPRALTTEELPGIREEFVRASRNAIEAGFDGVELHSANGYLLHEFLTPAANQRDDNYGGSPENRARFVIETVQAVVDAIGADRVGIRISPEHNVQGALELDAVDVRETYGYLVDALAPLKLAYLSVLHKEPTSELVQELRTRFAGTFLLNTGFGVITTAEEAKSLVSDGHTDGVVVGRPAIANPDLVRRWREGLPVNEPDAATFYTDGAEGYTDYPAYQN; from the coding sequence ATGCTTTTTTCCCCCCTGACCATCGGACAAATGGAAGCCCCGAACCGACTCGTGATGGCGCCGCTGACCCGCCTCCGTTCCGGCAGGGAAGGCGTCCCGGGACCGCTGGTGGTGGAGCATTACCGGCAGCGCGCCTCGCTCGGCCTGATTGTCAGCGAAGGCACCTATCCCAGCCCGGCCGGACGCGGTTTCCCGGGCCAGCCGGGCCTCGTTACTGAGGAACAGCTCAAGGGCTGGGCTGACGTCACCGCCGCAGTCCACGCCGAGGGCGGCCGGATCTTTGCCCAGGTCATGCACGCCGGCCGAGTTACGCACGAGGACACCACCGGTGGCCACGGGGTTGTCGCCCCCAGCGCCATCGCCATCGACGGCGTGACCCGCACCTACGAGGGCAAGCAGGCGTTTCCCACCCCGCGCGCCCTGACAACCGAAGAGCTCCCCGGCATCCGTGAGGAGTTCGTCCGGGCCTCGCGCAACGCGATCGAGGCCGGCTTCGACGGCGTCGAACTTCACTCCGCGAACGGTTACCTGCTGCACGAATTCCTGACGCCAGCTGCGAACCAGCGCGACGACAACTACGGCGGCTCACCTGAAAACCGGGCCCGTTTCGTCATCGAGACTGTCCAGGCCGTTGTCGACGCCATCGGCGCGGACCGTGTGGGCATCCGCATCTCGCCCGAGCACAACGTCCAGGGCGCCCTGGAGCTGGACGCCGTCGACGTCCGCGAAACGTACGGCTATCTGGTGGACGCCCTGGCGCCGCTGAAGCTTGCGTACCTTAGCGTCCTTCACAAGGAACCCACCAGCGAGCTGGTCCAGGAGCTGCGCACGCGGTTTGCCGGCACCTTCCTCCTAAACACCGGCTTCGGCGTCATCACCACCGCCGAAGAGGCCAAGTCCCTGGTCTCGGACGGCCACACGGACGGCGTGGTCGTCGGACGTCCCGCCATCGCCAACCCGGACCTGGTGCGACGCTGGCGCGAAGGCCTCCCCGTCAACGAACCGGACGCGGCCACCTTCTACACCGACGGCGCCGAGGGGTACACCGACTACCCGGCCTACCAGAACTAG
- a CDS encoding pyridoxamine 5'-phosphate oxidase family protein — protein MMFEHADGSPILNLTEDQIWKLIEGTKHGRLVVTVAGEPDIFPVNYAVSDRKLYLRTAPGNKLAELTINSKVLFETDGILSDEAWSVVVRGTARALEQSSEIAAAETLGLKPWVPTLKDFYVEIEPTSVSGRHFQFGEHPEREI, from the coding sequence ATGATGTTCGAACACGCAGACGGCAGCCCGATCCTGAACCTGACCGAGGATCAAATCTGGAAACTCATCGAAGGGACCAAACACGGCAGACTCGTCGTCACCGTGGCTGGGGAACCGGACATTTTTCCGGTGAATTATGCGGTCAGCGACCGTAAGCTCTACCTGCGCACGGCGCCCGGCAACAAACTCGCCGAACTGACCATCAATTCCAAGGTGCTATTCGAAACCGACGGCATCCTCTCCGACGAGGCGTGGTCGGTGGTGGTCCGCGGCACGGCCCGCGCCCTCGAGCAGTCATCGGAGATTGCGGCCGCGGAGACGCTGGGGCTCAAACCGTGGGTGCCGACGCTGAAGGACTTCTACGTCGAAATTGAGCCTACGTCGGTCAGCGGCCGCCACTTCCAGTTTGGCGAACACCCCGAGCGGGAAATCTAG
- a CDS encoding PKD domain-containing protein, translated as MDPVSGKFVPLEPGIPANDPNQYKYELQCHLGGGDFDTECLALLVDCKNGPDGTEGIPVVWLKAPAGVPNPVWTYHSGPTCLFDARPEELLPRIAALIQTEFQKLPIVAGKATAQPSPHTLRGAETNFFAEADPQQFDIKILAQDVHVDAKPVQYSWNYGDGTSLGPTTATGGPLPQERWGEKTATSHVYTQTGDFSVVLTTHFQGTYSVNGGPPLPIPGQGQFSSAPQTVSVWRSITRNYADDCLKNPQGQGCPGAPQPSR; from the coding sequence ATGGACCCGGTTTCGGGCAAATTCGTTCCGTTGGAACCCGGAATTCCTGCCAATGACCCGAACCAATATAAGTACGAGCTCCAGTGCCACCTTGGCGGCGGTGACTTCGACACCGAGTGTTTGGCGTTACTCGTGGACTGCAAGAACGGCCCCGACGGTACTGAGGGGATTCCCGTCGTCTGGCTCAAGGCTCCCGCGGGGGTGCCGAATCCGGTCTGGACGTATCATTCCGGCCCAACGTGCCTGTTTGATGCGCGGCCTGAAGAATTGTTGCCTCGAATCGCAGCCCTGATCCAAACAGAGTTTCAGAAACTGCCAATCGTCGCCGGCAAAGCAACCGCGCAACCCAGCCCGCATACTCTGCGTGGTGCGGAAACAAACTTCTTCGCGGAAGCGGATCCGCAGCAGTTCGACATCAAGATCCTCGCTCAGGATGTCCATGTCGACGCCAAACCCGTCCAGTACTCCTGGAATTATGGTGACGGCACTTCGCTGGGACCAACAACAGCAACAGGCGGTCCGTTGCCGCAGGAGCGGTGGGGCGAGAAGACGGCCACCAGCCACGTCTACACGCAAACCGGCGACTTTTCCGTGGTGTTGACCACCCATTTCCAGGGAACGTACTCCGTGAACGGCGGACCGCCGCTGCCTATCCCGGGCCAAGGGCAGTTCAGCTCCGCGCCCCAAACCGTCAGCGTGTGGCGGTCCATCACCCGCAATTACGCGGACGACTGCCTCAAGAATCCGCAAGGCCAGGGGTGCCCGGGAGCGCCGCAGCCCTCGCGCTGA